The DNA region AAGCGATGAAGACGTCGACTTCGGGATTGGAAACTTCATCGAGGCGGCGCGGCGTCACGATGCGCAGCGAAACCTCCGGGAACATCTCCTGGAACTCGGCGATGTGCGTGCACAGCCAGAGCGAGGCGAAGCCCGGCGTCGAGCTCACACTCAGCGACCCGCCGATGCCCTTCTTGCGGTGCTGCACGGCGGCGTCGCCGATCACGGTGAGCGCCTTGCGCACATCATTGGCATAACGCCGGCCGCGATGGGTGAGTGCGACGCCCTTTCCCAGCCTTTCGAGCAGCTCGAAGCCGAGATCACGCTCCAGCAGACGCAGCTGATGGCTGACGGCGCTGCGGGTCAGGTTGAGCTCGTCGGCCGCCCGCCAGACGCTGCCGTGTCGCGCAAAGCTGTCGAGAGCGCGAAGAGCCTGGGTCGAAGGAATACGCACGGTGCCACCAAGGGGTGAATGGAATTTGCAGAAGGCGGAAAAACATATCACTTTTTTGGGACGCGTTTCACGGATTATGCTCCCGGAAACGCGGGAGGCAGCGTGACGACTCCGGCCCAGATGACGACGCTCGCTCATGTCGAGCTGGCCAAGGCTGATCTGTCGGCCTGGACCCGTCGCATCTTCGATTTCGGCGAGACGGCCTGGCGCGAATACGAATCGGCCGCCTGGTATGTCGGGCTGCTGCGCCGGAATGGTTTTTCGGTCGAGGAAGGGTCGGGCGGAATGCCGACCGCGTTCTGCGCCCATTGGTCGAATGGTTCCGGCCCCACGGTCGGCATGTATGCCGAATACGACGCAGTTCCGGGGAACTGTCAGGACGCCGCCACTGCGAAGCGTCCGAGGCCGGGGCTCAGCGAGGCCGCGGGCGGCCATACCGACCCGCATTCGGGGCTCGGGATCGGCAGCCTCGGCGGGCTTTTGGCCTGCAAGGCGGCGATGCAAGCGAATGGAGTTTCGGGCACGCTGCGCTTCACCGGCGAACCGGCCGAGAAGGTGCGCGGGTCTAAGCCCATCCACGCCGCCAAGGGATATTATGACGGCCTCGACGGGATGATCTCGTTTCATCCCTTTTACATGCTGCCGCTGTGCAACACCGTGCGCTGGGACACGCATTGCGGCGCCGCATTTGCGATGATCTACCGCTTCGTCTGCGACGAGCCCGAGGCTTGGTGTAGGGAGGCTTGGTCTAGGGGGGCTTGGGGCCGGGGTGACGGGGCCGCGACCGGGGCGCCTCCGATCCCGCAGGCGCATTCGGATGTGCGGGCGCCCGGAGCCACCGATGCACTGATGCTGATGTATCTCACCTCGAAGAGCTTGCGCGACTCGATGCTGCCGCATCAGGGCGGCTGGTCGATCAGCGAGGCGATCCTGACCGCGGGGCAGGCGACCGCGGACAACCTTCCGGCGGGCCTCGCCGAGATCCAATACATGATCCGCGTGCCGACCATCGCCATGGCCGAGCAGGTCACCGCCGTGCTCGATCGCAACGCCGAGGCGGCGGCGCGCCTGAGCCAATGTCGCGTCGAGCGCCACTGGGTCTCGAAGTCGCGGCCGGGCCTTGCCAATCACGCGATGGCACGCCTCACCTTCGAGGCGTTGACGGCGGTCGGGCCCCCGCGCTGGGACGAAGCTGCTAGAGCAGTGGCGCGCGAGATCCTGGTCAACGCCGGCGGCGCGCCGGAGGAGGAGCCGTTCCTGTCCGAATGCGAGCAACTGATCGCACCTGAGGCCGCCGAGGCGATCCTGCGCCGCGACCTGCCGCCCTCGCAGCTCAATTCGACATCCGACGACTACACCGAGATGACCTGGCACGCGCCGACGGCGCGCCTCTATGTGGCACGCCCGGCGCTCAAGGCGCCGCCGGGCTTCGCCTGTCCGGGCTGGGTGATGAATGCGCTCGGCGGCATTTCGGCGACCATCGATCCCATGGTGCTCTGCGCCGCCAAGAGCGTGGCGCTCGCGGCGCTGCGCCTCATAGAGGATGCCGAAGCCCGCCACGCGGCACGCCGCGAATTCGTCGAGCGCACCGGGGGCGGCATCGGCGGGTCGCGCTGGATCGCGCCCTTGTGCGACTATCCGCCGCCCATCGATTTCCGCTGGCCCGAATACGTCAACACCCATCGCGGTCGGGATTGGTGGATCCCGACCCGCCCGGCAGCCTGAACCCGAGAGGAAGCGATGACACGACACGAACGCATCGAGGCGACCGAGACCTTTTCGCTGCGGCGCCGCAACCCGTCGGGCGGCACGACGCCGCTGACCCAGTGGGGCTTTCGCAACGAGACCGACCCGCTCACCGATGTGCTGCTCGGTTCGCCGGCCTTCCTGCGCCATCTCGCGACGAGCTCGCTGTCGCGCAAATATCTGCGCGAGAACCCCTGCAACATCCAGGCGGCGCAGGCCCAGCACAAGGAGCTGGTCGCCGCCTATGAGCATTTCGGCGTCAAGGTGCACTGGCACTTGCCAGAACCCGAGCTGCCGATGCAGGTCTATTCCCGAGACTCGAGCGTGATGACGCCTTACGGCGCGATCATCACCGCGATGGCCAATTGGTGGCGCCGTGGCGAGAACTACGCGGCGATCCGCACCTATGAGAAGCTCGGCATTCCGATCTACGACATGGTCACGGCCGGGACCTTCGAGGGCGGCGACTTCAACGTTATCGAGGAAGGCTGCGTGCTGATCGGCTGCGGCGCCGCCCGCACCCAGGAGGAGGG from Rhizobiales bacterium GAS188 includes:
- a CDS encoding aminobenzoyl-glutamate utilization protein B is translated as MEFAEGGKTYHFFGTRFTDYAPGNAGGSVTTPAQMTTLAHVELAKADLSAWTRRIFDFGETAWREYESAAWYVGLLRRNGFSVEEGSGGMPTAFCAHWSNGSGPTVGMYAEYDAVPGNCQDAATAKRPRPGLSEAAGGHTDPHSGLGIGSLGGLLACKAAMQANGVSGTLRFTGEPAEKVRGSKPIHAAKGYYDGLDGMISFHPFYMLPLCNTVRWDTHCGAAFAMIYRFVCDEPEAWCREAWSRGAWGRGDGAATGAPPIPQAHSDVRAPGATDALMLMYLTSKSLRDSMLPHQGGWSISEAILTAGQATADNLPAGLAEIQYMIRVPTIAMAEQVTAVLDRNAEAAARLSQCRVERHWVSKSRPGLANHAMARLTFEALTAVGPPRWDEAARAVAREILVNAGGAPEEEPFLSECEQLIAPEAAEAILRRDLPPSQLNSTSDDYTEMTWHAPTARLYVARPALKAPPGFACPGWVMNALGGISATIDPMVLCAAKSVALAALRLIEDAEARHAARREFVERTGGGIGGSRWIAPLCDYPPPIDFRWPEYVNTHRGRDWWIPTRPAA
- a CDS encoding N-Dimethylarginine dimethylaminohydrolase; this encodes MTRHERIEATETFSLRRRNPSGGTTPLTQWGFRNETDPLTDVLLGSPAFLRHLATSSLSRKYLRENPCNIQAAQAQHKELVAAYEHFGVKVHWHLPEPELPMQVYSRDSSVMTPYGAIITAMANWWRRGENYAAIRTYEKLGIPIYDMVTAGTFEGGDFNVIEEGCVLIGCGAARTQEEGARQVEAWFKKEGWETRLAFFDEYYVHIDLIVVPIAPKLTAVCLACTEPGIVDWLKGKGHEIIDVPFQDTMALGCNFMSLGRDRVIAPEVSMTLIAQLRARGFEVAAIDMGEISKTGGGIHCMAQSLRRSPA